The Vibrio tarriae genome includes the window CAGTCTTCTGGCCTGAGTTCGATGAAAACTGCCTGATTGAAGCAGTGACTTGGTTTGTTAATCGTGAGCGCCGTTTTGGCTGTACTGGTGAACAAATCAAGGCATTGATGGAAAACTGAATATAGGACTTCTCAATTTGAAGCAGCGAATCATTACAGCGCTTATTCTGGCGCCTTTGGTGATCCTTGGTATCCTTTATCTGCCTTTTGCTTGGTTTATGTTGGCACTCGCAGTAGTGACCTTACTCGGATTCTGGGAATGGACTCAGTTCGTTAACCAACCATCACGCATGTTAGCCATGATTCCCGCCTTATTGGTTGGCGGTGTCAGTGTCGCTTTGATCGACTTTCAATTTCCGGCTATCAGCAATATGAATACGGCGCATTTTATTGTGCTGGGTATCGGTAGCCTTTGGTGGCTCGTCTCAAGTGGACTGGCGATCACTTATCCGCGCTCGCGTCCATTATGGGAGCACTCCAGCACTGTTCGCCACCTGTTTGGCCTATTTACTCTGCTGCCTTTCTTTTGGAGTGTGTTGTTCTTACGCGCCGATACTTACCTTTCCGATCCTCTTTATGGCGCGAAATTAGTTCTCTTCGTCTGTTTTCTGGTCTGGGCCGCAGACAGCGGTGCCTATTTTGTGGGAAAAAGCTTAGGTAAACACAAAATGGCGCCTGCAGTCAGCCCGAATAAAACGATAGAAGGGTTGGTCGGTGGCATCGTCACCGCCATGTTGGTTGGTTATTGGGTAGCAGAGTGGTTTGGTATTCAATTTAGCTCTATGCCTGTCATGCTGCTGATCATCTTATTGACTGTGGTGATTTCGGTTTTAGGAGATTTGGTCGAGAGCATGTTTAAACGTGTTTCTGGGATCAAAGACAGCAGCAATATAATTCCTGGGCACGGCGGCATTCTGGATCGGATTGATAGCCTAACGGCCGCTTTCCCTGTGTTCGCTCTTCTCTATTTCTTGTTCTAATACTCAGGCTGCTTAGGCGGCCTGATGTGAATAACAGCGATCTTCACTATGCGTAAACTAACCATTTTAGGTGCCACTGGTTCGATTGGAGCCAGCACCCTTAAGGTGATAGCCCAAAATCCACAGCAGTTTTCTATTGTTGCGTTAGTGGCTGGGGTCAACGTAGCCAAAATGTACCAGCTATGCCAACAGTGGCAGCCGAAATATGCCGTTATGGCAACGGCATCAGCAGCATCTGAGCTGCAAGGCTTGCTCAAAAGCCAAACGATGGCGACCGAAGTACTGTACGGCGAAGAGGCGATGTGCCAAGTCGCGGCGCTGGATGATGTGGATACCGTGATGGCGGCCATTGTTGGGGCCGCAGGTTTGTTACCCACCATGGCGGCGGTGAAAGCGGGTAAGCGTGTGTTACTTGCCAATAAAGAAGCATTGGTCATGTCGGGACAGCTATTTATTGATGCTGTCGCACAATCTGGCGCTGAATTAATGCCCGTGGATAGTGAACACAACGCGATTTTCCAATGTCTGC containing:
- a CDS encoding phosphatidate cytidylyltransferase, which gives rise to MKQRIITALILAPLVILGILYLPFAWFMLALAVVTLLGFWEWTQFVNQPSRMLAMIPALLVGGVSVALIDFQFPAISNMNTAHFIVLGIGSLWWLVSSGLAITYPRSRPLWEHSSTVRHLFGLFTLLPFFWSVLFLRADTYLSDPLYGAKLVLFVCFLVWAADSGAYFVGKSLGKHKMAPAVSPNKTIEGLVGGIVTAMLVGYWVAEWFGIQFSSMPVMLLIILLTVVISVLGDLVESMFKRVSGIKDSSNIIPGHGGILDRIDSLTAAFPVFALLYFLF